From a single Syngnathus scovelli strain Florida chromosome 2, RoL_Ssco_1.2, whole genome shotgun sequence genomic region:
- the atp5f1e gene encoding ATP synthase subunit epsilon, mitochondrial → MVAYWRQAGLSYIRFSAICANAVRAALKPQVKAEAMKAAEASVKIIKPKSA, encoded by the exons ATGGTGGCCTACTGGAGACAAGCAGGACTCag CTACATCCGCTTTTCGGCTATATGCGCCAACGCAGTGCGGGCCGCCCTCAAGCCGCAGGTGAAAGCTGAAGCGATGAAGGCGGCCGAGGCCAGCGTCAAAATAATTAAGCCCAAATCAGCAT GA
- the LOC125988127 gene encoding PRELI domain containing protein 3B — protein MKIWASEHIFNHPWETVTKAAMQKYPNPMNPNVFGVDVLDRRVDTEGRLHSKRLLSTEWGLPAIAKSIIGLTRTCTYVQEHSVVDPTQKIFELKSTNISFTNLVSVDEKLTYKPHPQDADKTVLTQEALISVKGVSLSSYLEGLMANSMSVNAGKGREAMEWVIRRLNTEIEELAATARGAIRAPMAAAVADK, from the exons ATGAAGATCTGGGCGTCAGAGCACATTTTCAA TCACCCATGGGAGACGGTGACGAAGGCAGCAATGCAGAAGTACCCCAACCCCATGAACCCCAACGTGTTTGGTGTGGATGTCCTGGACAGACGTGTGGACACAGAGGGACGGTTGCATAGTAAAAGACTGCTCAGCACAGAGTGGGGTCTTCCCGCCATTGCCAAATCC ATCATTGGTCTAACAAGAACATGCACTTATGTCCAAGAACATTCAGTAGTGGATCCCACACAGAAGATCTTTGAGCTTAAATCTACAAAT ATCTCCTTCACTAACTTGGTGTCCGTGGATGAGAAGCTGACGTATAAGCCTCATCCCCAGGATGCCGACAA AACAGTGCTGACCCAGGAGGCTCTGATCAGTGTGAAAGGTGTCAGCCTGAGCAGCTATCTCGAGGGCCTCATGGCCAACTCCATGTCTGTCAACGCTGGCAAG GGCCGCGAGGCGATGGAGTGGGTTATCCGGCGCTTAAACACGGAAATCGAGGAGCTGGCAGCCACAGCCCGCGGCGCCATACGTGCACCCATGGCGGCGGCTGTTGCGGACAAATGA
- the bpifcl gene encoding bactericidal permeability-increasing protein, which yields MFARVLIVLMVIYCACGENPAIRVIVSNKGLQYAGHAAAGWIQDKLEHVTLPNITGEIRCFVHIGYTLTGVTIRKCDFPEPSFEFYQGLSALKTSIKGLNVALTGDWEAHWAFIKGGGSFDMALFGVDLVSIVQLGRDAGGHLSLTSVNCSAEIDDIDIFFYGNRSWLIRSFEHQFKKHIGAQIEAMSCRAVDDLIANLEGHLKDMKVKFQVNPELLLDLPLVGLPIVTASSLHLGLKGEFYSVKGPKEPPFVALPFDIPEQPAYMLSVGLSEFTVNSASFSYFSADLLQVFINDSMIPPCSPVHLNTNSMGQFIPQLPKKFPDLLMTLQIYARDIPIFSFRSGAVALTSSGAVKAFAIQPNATLTPLFKLHVDSDFSGKAWVADGRLKGSVTMDNLTLTLAKTEIGRFKTDALEELAQKIMEAAVLPPLNEKLATGFALPRTKNAQLVNSVLTVQKGFVAFCSDAQLLENDTIFS from the exons ATGTTTGCAAGAGTATTAATAGTGCTCATGGTCATCTATTGCGCCTGTGGAGAAAATCCTGCAATTCGAGTCATCGTGAGCAACAAAGGACTTCAATATG CGGGGCATGCGGCTGCAGGGTGGATTCAGGACAAGTTGGAACACGTCACACTACCTAACATTACCGGTGAAATAAGATGCTTTGTCCACATAGGATACACACTCACAGG TGTTACTATAAGAAAGTGTGACTTTCCGGAACCATCCTTTGAGTTCTACCAAGGCCTCTCTGCCTTGAAGACGTCCATCAAAGGGCTGAATGTTGCCCTCACAGGAGACTGGGAGGCCCACTGGGCATTCAT AAAGGGAGGTGGATCTTTTGACATGGCCTTGTTTGGTGTAGACCTGGTCTCCATAGTGCAGCTGGGGAGGGATGCTGGTGGGCATCTGTCTTTAACCAGCGTGAATTGCAGCGCTGAAATAGATGACATAGACATCTTTTTCTATGGCAACAGGAG CTGGCTCATCCGGAGTTTTGAGCACCAATTCAAGAAACATATCGGGGCTCAAATAGAAGCCATG AGTTGCCGCGCTGTGGATGACCTCATTGCGAACCTGGAGGGCCATCTAAAGGACATGAAAG TTAAGTTTCAGGTGAATCCAGAGCTCCTTCTAGACTTGCCTCTTGTTGGCCTGCCGATTGTCACTGCTTCAAGTCTTCACCTTGGACTCAAG GGAGAATTTTACAGTGTCAAAGGTCCAAAGGAGCCCCCGTTTGTGGCCTTGCCTTTTGACATACCTGAACAGCCAGCTTACATGCTGTCAGTAGGCTTGTCTGAGTTCACTGTCAACTCAGCCTCCTTCAGCTACTTCTCGGCTGATTTACTGCAGGTCTTCATCAATGACAGCATG ATACCTCCATGCTCACCGGTGCATCTTAATACAAACTCGATGGGTCAATTTATTCCACAG CTCCCCAAGAAGTTTCCAGACTTACTGATGACACTACAGATTTATGCCAGAGACATTCCGATATTTTCCTTCCGGTCCGGTGCTGTCGCGCTGACCTCGTCGGGTGCAGTCAAGGCCTTTGCCATCCAGCCTAATGCCACCCTGACCCCACTGTTTAAACTTCATGTG gaCTCAGATTTCAGTGGCAAAGCGTGGGTTGCTGATGGACGGCTGAAGGGCTCGGTGACAATGGACAA TTTAACTCTGACTCTGGCAAAAACTGAGATCGGACGGTTTAAG ACTGATGCATTGGAAGAGCTGGCACAGAAGATAATGGAGGCAGCCGTGTTGCCACCACTGAATG AGAAACTTGCCACAGGCTTTGCTTTACCACGGACTAAAAATGCACAACTGGTCAACTCAGTTCTGACAGTACAAAAG GGATTTGTAGCTTTTTGTTCAGATGCCCAGCTGCTGGAGAATGACACAATTTTCAGCTGA
- the LOC125988125 gene encoding vesicular inhibitory amino acid transporter gives MAHLIRHKLTNKLTNAAHTVSNKSQAKVSGVFARLGFQAATDEEGVGFAECDDLDYDYRQGMQMDVFQGDDEGGECGLEDGDSHYQRDGTGPKPQGLKTGGSLDEDKPKITSWEAGWNVTNAIQGMFVLGLPYAILHGGYLGLFLIIFAAVVCCYTGKILIACLYEENEDGIKVRVRDSYVDVANACCAPRFPALGGHVVNVAQIIELVMTCILYVVVSGNLMYNSFPGLPISQKAWSVVATAALLPCAFLKNLKAVSKFSLLCTLAHFVINVLVIAYCLSRARDWAWEKVKFYIDVKKFPISIGIIVFSYTSQIFLPSLEGNMQKPSEFHCMMDWTHISACVLKGLFALVAYLTWADATKEVITDNLPSTIRAVVNLFLVAKALLSYPLPFFAAVEVLEKSLFQDGGRALFPDCYGPTGQLKSWGLGLRVALVVFTLLMAVFVPHFALLMGLTGSLTGAGLCFLLPSLFHLKLQWRNLLWHHVFFDVAIFVIGGICAISGFIHSIEGLIEAFKYNIQD, from the exons ATGGCTCACCTGATCCGCCACAAGCTCACCAACAAGCTGACCAATGCGGCCCACACGGTCTCCAACAAGTCCCAGGCCAAGGTCAGCGGTGTGTTTGCCCGCCTGGGCTTCCAGGCCGCTACGGATGAAGAGGGCGTGGGATTTGCCGAATGCGACGACCTGGACTACGACTACAGGCAGGGCATGCAAATGGATGTCTTCCAGGGCGACGACGAGGGCGGAGAGTGCGGCCTGGAGGATGGGGACAGTCACTACCAGAGGGATGGCACTGGCCCCAAGCCCCAGGGCCTCAAAACTGGGGGATCCCTGGATGAGGACAAGCCCAAAATCACATCTTGGGAGGCTGGCTGGAACGTCACCAATGCCATTCAG GGCATGTTCGTCCTCGGCCTACCCTATGCCATCCTGCACGGCGGCTACCTGGGCCTCTTCCTCATCATCTTCGCCGCGGTGGTGTGCTGCTATACGGGCAAGATCCTCATCGCGTGTCTTTACGAGGAGAACGAGGACGGCATCAAGGTGCGCGTACGCGATTCTTACGTAGACGTGGCCAACGCGTGCTGCGCACCCCGGTTCCCCGCGCTGGGCGGTCACGTGGTCAACGTGGCCCAGATCATCGAGTTGGTGATGACTTGCATCCTGTACGTGGTGGTGAGCGGCAACCTAATGTACAACAGCTTCCCGGGCTTGCCCATCTCGCAGAAGGCGTGGTCAGTAGTGGCCACCGCTGCCTTGCTGCCCTGCGCCTTCCTCAAgaacctgaaggcggtgtccaAGTTCAGCCTTCTGTGCACGCTTGCCCACTTCGTCATCAACGTCCTAGTCATCGCCTACTGCCTTTCTCGGGCTCGGGACTGGGCGTGGGAGAAGGTCAAGTTCTACATCGACGTCAAGAAGTTCCCCATCTCCATCGGCATCATCGTGTTCAGCTACACCTCGCAGATATTCCTCCCCTCCCTGGAGGGCAACATGCAGAAGCCCAGCGAGTTCCACTGCATGATGGACTGGACCCACATTTCCGCTTGCGTCCTCAAGGGCCTCTTTGCCCTGGTGGCCTACCTAACATGGGCGGATGCCACCAAGGAGGTTATCACAGATAACCTGCCCAGCACCATCCGTGCAGTGGTTAACCTTTTCCTGGTGGCCAAGGCACTGCTGTCCTACCCGCTGCCTTTCTTTGCCGCCGTGGAGGTCCTGGAGAAGTCGCTTTTCCAAGACGGTGGGCGGGCCTTATTTCCCGACTGCTACGGGCCGACCGGCCAGTTAAAATCGTGGGGTCTGGGCCTCCGAGTGGCTCTGGTGGTCTTCACTTTGCTCATGGCCGTCTTCGTCCCCCATTTCGCCCTCCTCATGGGTCTGACCGGGAGCCTGACAGGCGCTGGTCTCTGCTTCCTGCTGCCCAGCCTCTTCCACTTGAAGCTCCAGTGGAGGAATCTCCTGTGGCACCACGTCTTCTTTGACGTCGCTATTTTTGTCATTGGGGGTATTTGCGCCATATCTGGCTTCATCCACTCTATCGAAGGTCTCATAGAGGCGTTCAAGTACAATATCCAAGACTGA